A segment of the Corylus avellana chromosome ca2, CavTom2PMs-1.0 genome:
TAGAATTCTAAGGCCTTAACCACTTGGgccaagttaaaaaataaataaataaataaataaaaataaaaataaaaatttgttcttATCATTACTCTTCTCATGTTTAAATAATTAGAAATGCATTAAACATGATATTCAAGGTTAAAAAGATATGCAATTGACATATAATACGTGaaaatcatattagtataaaacataaaacccaATCAtgattaatataattataatgccTAATCAATAAATCTTAAGACTAAAATACACCATATTTGCACCGAAATTACTTTTACTACCATTTTTTGGTGAGAAATACCTATTACGTACAACAATTTCATTCACATCATTGTACTCATTGATATCAATAACACCCAACATTTGTACCAAGAATTTTTTGGTTGCAATGTTTCAAGAGGATACgcattaacaaatataagagtATATGAAAAGTATAATGCCCTAATTCTGATAAGTAAAAGTGAATAAGTACTTACCAGTTCCTGAACCAGAGGGACAGAGATTCTCTGCCCAAGTAAACTCAGTTGCTCAAGAGTCATCTCAGCATCCCTCAATGATCCATCTGATCTTGATGCGATAAGTTTTAGTGCATCCTTATCAATTTCTAGATCTTCTTTGCTTGCAATCCATTGCaaagtataaataatatcaGCGTCCTTCAGCTTTGGAAAAAAGAACTTCTGGCACCTGGATATGATTATATGAGGCAAAACATCAAGACTTGAACTGACAAGGACAAAAACCACACGTCTGGGAGCTCGATCAATGACCTTTGATATGGCACTCCAGCAATCAGGGGACAAAGTATCACAGTCATCAAAGATAAACACTCTAAACTGTGATGGCTGCTGGGAGACAATCATATTGTCAAGTAAATCCATAATGCTCTCAAAGTCAAAATTACTGACTGGACCAACTTCCCTTATGTTTCTGTTCTTACCCATATCATGTGCAATGCAAGAATTGCAAAAGCCACAAGGTTTAGGATGTTCCAAAGACTGGCAATTTAAAGCTCTAGCGAACATACGGGCACAGGAAGTTTTACCTGTGCCATGAGGTCCATAAAACACATATAGCAAACCAACCTTCCTTTTCATGACAGCATTTAGAAGAGCTTGTGCTACTAAATTTTGTCCCACCAGATCCCTGAAGGTTCTCGGCATGTACTTTTGTGTCAGGCTCTTGTGTCTGCTATTGCGGTAGCCTCTCAACTTGTGTTGATCACCAGATCTAGCTTCAGAAGCAAGGTCAGAATCAACATCATGCTTGTATAAATTATCAGCAAAAATACCAAGTTCACCAGAATAATCGCGGACCCAACCAGCATTTTCAGTGCTTTCCTGAGATCCAGATGCCTCAACTAGCAGAGGCACTGCCTCTGCATTAGATCTTGTAGATGAGCTTGAGTAGTCGGATACCATTGGCATGTTAGACATATCTCGCCCATTCGCAGTTGAACCCGCTTTCTTTAACCTTGAGTCTGACAAACCACAAGACAAACTTCTTCCAGCCATGTCAAGAATAGTTTTACCTCTGTGATGAATTATTGACCAATTCCAAGGAATCCCACACCCATTTTTTGGAGCCCTAGTGACATTCGGTTCAGCATACTCTTCTTCTCCCATTTCCATGGAATACTTGGGGCGTGAACCTTGAGCTAATGTATTAGATGCCACAGACAATTCATTCTGAGCTCCACTATCTCTTGAAGCCGTAGCACCTCGAGCTCTTCTTGTGCCTCGAAACTTGCGCCTGTTAACTCTATTTAACCCACTGCAGTACCCATGAATGCTGGCTTCTGGTTCCTCAACAGTTTTCTGCCATTGAGAATGTCTTCCACGAAGACGGATGTTAGAAGATGCTACATCATCACTATTCATTGGAACATTATCCAACTGCTCAGAGAGGGTCTTAAGTTGAACACCTCCAATATGCTTCCCCTTTTTTCTACTCGATCTATCTTTAGATTCAGAATTTCCCGAAACAACATTATGAGCCCAATCATTACCATCTTGACAAAGTGGAGACTCCTCATTGCCATGCAAAGCATCAATCCTACTACTCTTCCTACTAGATTCCTCTCTCCTAACTCTTCTACCATTCCCAACTCCACTCTTGCAACTATGTTCACTGATTGCCGCTACCCCATCATTAACCTCTCCAACCTCACCGGGTGCAACTTTTGATGTGGCTAAATTAGCTAAGGGTGGTGAGCTTCCCGACATCCTCCTAGCTTCCCTCCGACGCTCAATACCTATAGACCTTCTCCCCTCCCGAATCATGGCATCATTTTCACCCTTCTTCGGGAGTAGATCAATAATGGAAGGAGAATGCCATGAGGGAGGACTTGCAGATGGATCCCTGAGAGATCTTGATCTCTGAAGGACGACAAGGTCCCTCATAATAGACCTATCGGCTAATATGGGGCTCTGCTTGTGCATATGATTCTTCAAGTGAATACAATTTGTCAAATGTATGTGGTTGCGTAGATGATCACTAATATCACCATTTGCATCCTTAAGAATCCTATTACGGACAGCTCTGGTCATGATCAGAACATCAATGCATCCAATAGCAGGATCTCTTTAAAATTAAGGAAACAAATCAAagtatatagcatttcttaTTGTATAACTGTCGCCAATCTTTGCAATTATGGCAGTACAAGCTTTACAAAGTTCCTGAACACCCACCAACTATATCTCACTGATGGCATATCAAAGCCCACAGCAATGCCGAAATTCAAGCATCTAGAGATCCTCCATCAATAACCCAGCACTTATTACCAAATCCCGTAACCCCATTTCCAACAATAACTCCCCAAACTAGAAAACTACCCCCCAAGTACAACAAAGCTTTCAAAACGAATCATTTCTCACTCGAAGGCAGAAAACCCACCAACAAAAACCATAAAGTAGGCACCGCAAAACCTTTAACCCAAGAAACCAAGCTCAAAAAGAACCAAGCTTTGAAAGCACCAAACTCAAATGCCACCCCCCAAGAAGCAGCATTAACCACCACAAAACACCACCTGAGCTCCAATGCATGAGATTACAACACAAAAACCAAACTCTGAGCCGTGAACATGTAAAACTAAGAACAGAACAAACTAACAGAAACCCATGCTTTCAAATCTCAGCAGCAATCAAAATCTCAACCATTTTGGTTCAAAACCCGTAAAAGATTACGGATTTTGACAAAACGGGAGAGAATTAGATAAGGGAGTGAGATAACAAAAGAACTTGATGTAACATCACAAAAGGGAACAAACAGAAaagccaagaagaagaagaagaagaagaagaagcaaaaagcAAGAAGGAAAACACTCCGATCACCTGAATCAGAAAAAGCAAAGCATAGTGAGACCCGTTTCGATCATCAAGTCCGTGGATCTCTCGCCAAGCTTCACATGCACTTCACGAGCCCTCCTTTCAAAGAAAACGATAGTCtcagagagatagagagggaCAGCTCAGTAAGTCAGTAACAACAGTATTCTATTCTAACTGTGTATataagggagagagagagagagagatggggggAGGGTATGGGGGGGTGAGATCCGTTACAGACAGATACAGAACAAGGCCTTTGGGCAGAGGGGACACATTACAAGTAAAGCGGTTTGTCCGTTTGTTTGAACatgcaaattattttttggcttCTAGCCTTTTTGCCTATATACtctgtttttctatttattttctgtattttttttcaaatttttagaataattttgtattattttgtacgaaaagaaaatcaaaaaatttgaagattttgaaTTTGTGGGGACCAACATGTTTTTTCCGTTGAATTTGCTGGTTTCTTGTTTGCATAGGATTAGACTTTTTTGTAAACCTAAGCAAACATGAAAAGACTTTCCTttacaaattttcaattaataaaaaataagaagaacaaaaaaatttgggtgTGATCAATTGGGTCATGGATTGTTAAAGATTgacttgatttttgtttaacaGATTGTGAGATCttaaaacgaaattttttttgattaaatCATTTGGTATTAGGCATTGACTTGTAGATTTAATAGTATTACCTTTTTTGTGATGTTATGGTGAAAAtgatctatttatttattatttagttcACTATGGATTGTATTAGGAAGTTTTTCAagttattttaatgaaaattgtgTTTACTAATTTGTTATTTTGATTGCTAGTAGTCCGGTTAGCAAATGTGAAAGAGTCTTTATGGAGCCTATCTGTCCGAATAGGTGGACAAGCTGCCTAGTAAAAGATTTATCACATTTACTGCtcgaattgttagcaatttgaaCAACAAGATTGTTGGTGATCTCTATCCGTTTATGTGAGCTAGTATAGTTTCCTTTCGAAAAATGATTGagatattacaacttttattacaacTTCCTTGTAAATTGAGCCGACAGTtcataattggtaaaataattaagaacgTATGGCTTACAAGTCaaccactaattaattaaattttttgcttaataaCTCTATCAATTATGAATTGTCacgtcaatttataagaaattttgaaataaaagatgTAGTATCCAAATAAGACTTTTTTAATGTGAGTTGAGAATAGAGTTTTATTTCTCTAACTATTCTTTTCCCCTTGCATGCATTATTGAGGTAAAGCTGTGGGCTAAAATGTTCCATTCTTATTTAACTGCGGGGATTGCTGATGTTACTAAGATTTTTTATGGAAAAGGGTTTCAAGACAGATTTGGCATTGAATTTCAAAGACCCGCTGAATGGTGGCAAAACATGTGCAGGAAGACCCTCCAAATTTATTacattatctttttctttttcttttttcacaaatTTTAACCCTCATAAATGGGGATTTATTGTTATTACCCTCCaaatttgttaatgctttttagatgaTATATTTTAtggtaaagtccatttaaccctCTCAAATTATTACCACAATGataatctaccccccaaactatcaattgcgacaatttacctctcaaactaccaaaacaatggcaatgtacccccaattttttttaaatgacaaaattacccttactaaaataaaaataaaaatagtaaattttaattttttttccaaatttttaagggtgtttttgtcttattgaaaattatataagggtaatttcgtcattttgttagcattagggggtacattgttattgttttgatagtttgggggataaattgtcattgaagtgatagtttgagtgggttaagtggattttaccctatattttattttttaaaatgttgttATGTGACATAAAGATAGAAATAGTTTTAAATGTTTGTGTTTTAGAAtgtgtgttaatttttttttttttaacaaacaaaaaaaaaaaaaaaaaaaaaaaaaaagaagagaaaaacaaaagagagatgACGAAGATGCCACTCAATTTAATGTCATCTTCTACTATCATCTTTTGtaagaaagaaaatttgttgGTGCTAAGAGGTATCTTGTCCCATTAGCTTTTTAGCTCATAATAGAGTtttgaaatgaaagagaatCCTTTTGCTCATAAACCCATGACTATGAATTGAAACTTGAAATAGAAAACCCTCTTGTTGAAGTATATATGTAAATAAGTTGTTGGAAAGTTTTAGTGCATCAATGAGTTATGATTACAGTCAAGAGTCTTTAATCAAGTATATATGGTCAAGtgtttcctctttctctcactTTTATGCTTAATCCAATCTCATTTTCAtttccaaaataaccaaaaaaaaatatcccaTCTTTCATGGAAATAAAGGTAGAgcaggaaatatatatataggttctCCTTTTATGGATTAATGTGGCATTTGGTGTCTTCATATGATGCATCAATTTAGCTTAATACTATCATTATTTACCAAGTAACGTGAAACACGTGAAATATAGAAGATTTATTTCTTCGTATCGATTTTGAATTGAacccataaaaaatattttctggcATTTATATTactccaaaatatttttttcaaaaaaaaaaaaaaaaaatctcttcaaaATTCTATTATTAagctatttttatattttgcttttctattTCTCAGAAGATCTCAGTTTGACCCATgattaaaaaggaaacaaattggAGTACAAAAGGGCCAATCAAGTTCTCAGAGACATTTGATTTAGCCATGGTCCCCAATGGGTGATGCCAGAGCACTgaccttcttcttccttttttttttttaataaaataaaacaagagagagTATCTCAGCAACTTGGACTCCACAGACCCAACTATCATTGTCACTGTCACGTGCACCATTCAACTCCTGAATGATGGCTGATGTTATAAGAAACATGTTTCTAACTCTTATGATGTTCTATCTTAATGAAATGGGCAATTATCACCCACCACTCACATCACTGGAACAGTCTCTTTTAATGCTTCTATTAATACTAGTAAATGGTTCAATTGgctcaaatattttattaacaAGTGAggttaaaatatttaattaaattgtggAGTCGTTTACTTGATTATTCCAAATATTTAAGCTTAtaaaagatagtaaatttaataatttaattaatgaggCCTAAAGATCTTCATACATGTAACTGAAAAATaatcttttgaattaaaaatatagatATTATTGTATTAATGTTTATTATGAATTAAAATGAGATGTTTAAGGTGGAGATTGACTAATGAAGTGAGAAATCACAAAGATTAATATCATGGTTTCGTCCATCAATTAAAATTATTGATATTGGTCTTGCACATTTAGCATCCTATAAATATTTGTTCCATCCATAtataaaaagtcaaaagaaaagaaatgccaTCTTCCAAGCTATTGTACAATTGCAATGTATCTCTTATGtattaaaaatgacaaaaaatactcttataaaaatttacaaaaaaatggaaaactactaaaaaaaattgagaaaaaaaaaaacattttgaaaaaaaaaaaaaagtggtttttttttttttttttgctattttttcaaatttatttttgtatttttgtggtACAAAAAGGGTTACATTGCATTTGATAGTATAGGGAAGGAGGACATTTCAAATTGCCTAGTAGTTGAAGTAGGTATATGTACTTTCCCGGTTGATTTTACTATCCTACAATTACCCTGCATTTGGTACaaaattatttgattgaatttcCCTTTTGTTTAATGATACTGTGGCACCCCATAAAATTAGCCACATATTGAGAATATGAACTGCTTACTTTAAGTTAGTGAATTATAAATGTATTCATGAGTAGTAAGTCATATATGATTTCTTATTAAATTAGACTAAGAtgatgtttgagattgtatttgagaaattgattttttaaatcaaaaaacatttttttggcaaaagcttcattttcaaatttttgctaaaagtgcgttttgaccattttttgacccttaaaagtgctttcaatttttgtttaccaaactgatatttttttcttcaaacagattttttaagtattaaacgcacttttaggctcctcaaacacacgctcaaacagaccctaagctttataagtaattctatGAATTTCTAATTGCAACTCACTCAGCTAGTTATTTCGGTGTAACAGCGTAGATGTGGCTAACACTTTTTATGGATCATTACAAATAGTATCAGAGTAACCGAATAACATCATGTGACAATAATGTAAAAGATTTGAGCAAAGAGATTGTTGTACTTGAGAAagtttttttgatatgtccgcacaaggagatagaaagggaaaaaaggggattcgaactagtgacctttacTTCATGAGACGTGATCCCCAACCGATTTAACTACTCCTTGAAGATGTGACACTCGAGAAAGTTAATTCTACATTGAGAAGACGAATTGCGCATTGAGTTAATTATAAAGGTGTCCCTATGTATTTCTTACTAAATGAAATTAAGCTTtataaatcattttaaaattttttaatgataatatatgtcattttatAGTGATAAATCAGTACTTTTTGTGGATATTCCGGATGAAGTTACCTTTTACTCATTGACAACAAGATTATGACAATTTAGCCTCCACTTTTCTTTTGTCGTTAGCACCACCGTGCAAGTTAATGGCATTATTGTTCTTTCCGCCCGAAACTTGTCTGAAATTTGCTGATTGGGTAAAAAaacctaacaaataataataataatagagtaatgttataagttttttttagaattctcTTCGAGTCATCTAaaatgtgatatgacttttaaaatcatcgttgaatttgagatgcgatttattaacttttgatctattaataattttaaaagccacatcacattttagattactctaaaaaaacttataacattactcataataataataataataataataataataatacattcatcattggaaaagaaaaggaaaaaagaaaaagagactgTTGTATAAACTCTCTACTCATAGATCCTGTTTGGTGTGTCTCTTATGATTATTTTATGGATGGTTTTCAGCTTTTAAAAGCAGACTATCTTATAACTTCTTCgccggaattttttttatagttttaataaatgaaattgataTACTTTTCAGATGACTTCAGAAAAACAACCCAATAATTAATTCTTTCTTTCAAGTACGTGCTGCATTCCTACCAAACAAACATATAATAAATACgacaataaatttatttattcctgCGTCAGCCAGCATTTGGGGAAGCATTGAGAAGCCTCCCTcctcaaaattaattataaatacttcatttttattacatttttatattGGGTTGATTTGacagtttttttaatatatacattGATTTAATAGTTTATGAACAACACCGCATCAACCCAAATACATGAGAGTGAAATCAAAATTAAGCATAATAGTATTTGGCTGATCTAAAGTCTGGTGTCCGTGTTGAATGGAAATGATTAATGCTAAGGATTCTCAGTCTAAGATGATATTGTCAAtcttaagatcaagggtataacattttatttttgagtaattctatattttcatttctcattttacttttatattactgaactgatgtgacaatgtccatcaaattttttttttttgttaagaataATCGAATGGCTGATCCACTCAatctagaaaaataaaaataagatgagAGATGAgtatttaacattactcttcgtgtaaatgtatatatagagaaataaaTTTGGCAGTCTCATCCAACTTGTGGTGGTTGAAACTTGTAAGAAAATAAAGTGTGATCAAAAGACAAAAGTACTGAAGATCTAAGAAGATCTTGGTTAGATAGTCAGATCccaattttatatattagacAGAAGATTGAAAATCTGACTGAAAATATGGCCTACCAATCTTAGACAAAGGTAACCCATGTGTACACAAAGACCATTGCATTGCAAGCCATATGTTTGGGACGCAGCCAACCCACCCAACAGAGAGTCCAGACTCAAAGAGAAACAGTGGACCCTTTGCTGCTTCATGTTTTCTTGTGTACAAATTCCTCACACTTATACTCAAGCCTGAACAAAATATGTCCATGTCTAAAATATGTTAGTTAGATAAACTTAGCCATTTTTCAAAGGTTCGTAAAGTTGTAATCTCATCATCTATTCTTCACACATTCTTCTTTGTTTTATCACGGCCCACTATCATGAAATGACAAAGCTTTTCTCTAAATTGGATTGgagataattattttaattcagtttattaaattgatatttgtcaTTATagcatgtgattctcacgtacattttaatttttttttaaaagagcaattctatatactatatttttatcatacaGTAATGACGTAACAGTCTCAACTAAcctttaaattttgtttctttttaataaaaattaattcaagAGTTGATTGAGATTACGGTATCAATGTTgtgaaataattatgaaaattacATGAAATCACATTACGTAATAGATATTGGCGACACTGTGTGATTGTGCCCTAGACATGACATGGTGTTGCTATTTGCGCAagtttcactctctctctctctctctctctctctatatatatatatatatatgacagagtttttttataaattgggttagaaaaaattttcaagtaaatttttaaaagagtaatattatataccacatttttatcctacaatacTGACGTAACCGTTATCGGTGACACTAATATTGTGCCCTAGAGAAAGTCAGTCAAATTATGGTGTTGCTATTTGTGCAGgttccactctctctctctctctctctctctatatatatatatatatatatatatatatagcttgttcAACGGCAATCCATGTGATCTTCTTGGATTCTGGACGGCAATgaattaataaacaaattagGGTGGACCATACAAGTCTATATCCTAAGAACGTTACGTGTTTTATAAACCTCAACAAACATTATAAGTCAATTTAGGTTATGAATTGTCGCCTTCCTCAAATACTTGTCGTCCTTCTAAGCTGATCTTTCACATGCAAGTTGGATTCATTGCATTGCTTGCTTTACAGCCCATGTGCAATGCACGATTTCACGAGTTAATTAAAGTTCTTCTTTATCACCTAGGTGGATACTAGAGTCTCTTTAGAATTGGTTACCCTCTATTGGAGATTATGGATGTAGGGAGAAgaacaaataatattataactCTATTCAACCAAGGCTAGGAAATAAACGCCAATTACTACCATCTTGCTGGTAGAAATATGTTGTAGGGTTACCTCTCGTCGCGCAACAACATCATGAATATAGACTATACATAGTGAACCCAAATgtcaaattcaatatatatcttACCCATTGGTGCTGAAAGAATCCCCACAACTAAACAACCTTTTAATTGTACTGTTGTTGAACAAGCAACATATGATTTGACTTCGTGGcggacaaaacaattaatacatGCATGATTGTTTCTTATTACACCAAGAAACAACCCCGCCATTATGTACAAACGTGTAACCCGCGAGTTTACGTTCGTCTCTGTTGTAATACTCTTGTGATCCTACcaaaatttagtttttgattCTTCATTTTTGCTTTGACCCTTTGCATGAAAAATCTTGACCCTGGCCTGGTCGTACAAATTAAAGGAATAGGGTCCTTAACTTGTCCCTTTCAATAAAAACAAGTGTACAAATGGATAATGGGACTGAAACACAACCAAGTACCAACCCTCTTTTCTATTGGTGAGATTTTGGCCCGTATTAATGTTACTACTACATAAAACGGGGGGAACAAACAATTGTACTAccttttgtgtccttttattttgaatttattcgAAACTTCAACATCA
Coding sequences within it:
- the LOC132170907 gene encoding protein STICHEL-like 3, with protein sequence MTRAVRNRILKDANGDISDHLRNHIHLTNCIHLKNHMHKQSPILADRSIMRDLVVLQRSRSLRDPSASPPSWHSPSIIDLLPKKGENDAMIREGRRSIGIERRREARRMSGSSPPLANLATSKVAPGEVGEVNDGVAAISEHSCKSGVGNGRRVRREESSRKSSRIDALHGNEESPLCQDGNDWAHNVVSGNSESKDRSSRKKGKHIGGVQLKTLSEQLDNVPMNSDDVASSNIRLRGRHSQWQKTVEEPEASIHGYCSGLNRVNRRKFRGTRRARGATASRDSGAQNELSVASNTLAQGSRPKYSMEMGEEEYAEPNVTRAPKNGCGIPWNWSIIHHRGKTILDMAGRSLSCGLSDSRLKKAGSTANGRDMSNMPMVSDYSSSSTRSNAEAVPLLVEASGSQESTENAGWVRDYSGELGIFADNLYKHDVDSDLASEARSGDQHKLRGYRNSRHKSLTQKYMPRTFRDLVGQNLVAQALLNAVMKRKVGLLYVFYGPHGTGKTSCARMFARALNCQSLEHPKPCGFCNSCIAHDMGKNRNIREVGPVSNFDFESIMDLLDNMIVSQQPSQFRVFIFDDCDTLSPDCWSAISKVIDRAPRRVVFVLVSSSLDVLPHIIISRCQKFFFPKLKDADIIYTLQWIASKEDLEIDKDALKLIASRSDGSLRDAEMTLEQLSLLGQRISVPLVQELVGLISDEKLVDLLDLALSADTVNTVKNLRVIMETGVEPLALMSQLATVITDILAGSYDFKKERLRRKFFRRQPLSKEDMEKLRQALKTLSEAEKQLRMSNDKLTWLTAALLQLAPDQQYMLPTSSDNSFNHSPLALNNAGGRDSARRVGEHSGMANKERTLSANARKENFHAGSSADFSGNGTHKGISLEKKRHVGTCMVHQQTSAYAADMTKVSGRQISGKSRRGIEDIWWEVLEKIQINGVKEFLYQEGKLISVSLGAAPTVQLVFSSHQTKLTAEKLGGHILEAFETALGSPVTIEIRCESKKDSGSGVHVPLVLPPSKDGSSQIRDTNGASTQAQILQSDNLGMGRSEIVEVAASSREPKGNEHVDNHAVSDKSGLGGSQVGEGTVSSSKQSTMASLPERRKLGEQSQSQSLVRSKVSLAHVIQQAEGCTQRSGWSKRKAVSIAEKLEQENLRLEPRSRSLLCWKATRVTRRKLSRLKIRTRKPHSLLKLVSCGKCLSAKSPR